One Triticum dicoccoides isolate Atlit2015 ecotype Zavitan chromosome 5B, WEW_v2.0, whole genome shotgun sequence genomic window carries:
- the LOC119307358 gene encoding pentatricopeptide repeat-containing protein At4g18520, chloroplastic-like, with protein MLFCCSLSPPGIQTYPLPPFQQQSSSPRKVRSFGRHKSSKAEHQYFRAQSSRARTRDQPLRAQTHPDDGYGPPEQDPEAEGRSPGSPDAETLASWLRSCGTVADVRRVHGVAVRSPDGPGIFLANNLITSYARFHEISDARKVFDEMPERTVVSWTAMMNGYQKSGSYSEVVRLFLDMMASGERGNSLSFVCLLKSCGEQSNAKLGRQVHCCVVKGGWSNVIVDSAVAHFYARCGDVASASMMFDKMTSRDVISWTTMITAYVQHGRGDKALQMFPAMISEGFHPNEFTVCSILKACAEEKALRCGKQLHGALVKKLFKNDIHVGSALVTMYARNREVSDAQAVFDMMPRRNTITWTSLISGYAQSSQAEKAIMLFRQMKTRRVSVNNLTIVGLLSACGSIRSLSLGKELHAQVIKNSIQENLQIGSTLVWCYCKCGEYTYAARILEEMPDRDAVSWTAMISGYNSVGHSAEALKSLDDMLWDGVTPNTYTYSSALKACAKLEALQDGRRIHGVVNKTPAFSNVFVGSSLIDMYMRCGKVDEARRVFNAMPEHNLVTWKVIITGFAQNDLCEEAFKYMYLMQQQGHDADDFMLSKVLTSCGDLQWKSDSISFSGSNTGSLR; from the coding sequence ATGCTGTTCTGCTGCTCTCTCTCGCCCCCGGGAATCCAAACTTATCCGCTCCCACCATTCCAGCAGCAGAGCAGCTCCCCGCGGAAAGTACGCAGCTTCGGCCGGCACAAGAGCAGCAAGGCCGAGCATCAATATTTCAGGGCGCAATCTTCCCGGGCGCGGACCAGGGACCAACCTTTGCGTGCCCAAACGCACCCAGATGATGGCTACGGCCCTCCGGAGCAAGACCCTGAGGCCGAGGGGCGCTCGCCAGGCTCCCCGGACGCGGAGACGCTTGCTTCCTGGTTGCGTTCCTGCGGCACCGTGGCCGATGTTCGGCGAGTGCACGGGGTTGCTGTGCGGTCGCCGGATGGCCCGGGGATTTTCCTGGCTAATAATTTGATCACTTCATATGCGAGGTTCCATGAGATTTCAGACGCGaggaaggtgtttgatgaaatgcctgaGAGGACCGTTGTGTCGTGGACGGCTATGATGAATGGGTATCAGAAATCGGGCAGCTACAGTGAGGTCGTCAGGCTGTTCTTGGATATGATGGCCAGCGGGGAGCGAGGTAACAGCTTGAGTTTCGTCTGCTTGTTGAAGTCTTGTGGTGAGCAATCCAATGCTAAGCTAGGGCGGCAGGTCCATTGTTGTGTTGTGAAAGGAGGGTGGAGCAACGTGATTGTGGATAGTGCCGTTGCACACTTCTATGCTCGGTGTGGTGATGTTGCCAGCGCTTCAATGATGTTCGATAAGATGACCTCTCGTGATGTCATCTCGTGGACAACAATGATCACGGCTTATGTGCAGCATGGGCGTGGGGATAAGGCCCTTCAGATGTTTCCGGCGATGATCTCTGAGGGATTTCACCCTAATGAGTTCACGGTGTGCAGCATCCTCAAGGCTTGTGCAGAAGAGAAGGCTCTAAGATGTGGGAAGCAGCTGCATGGTGCTCTTGTGAAGAAGTTGTTCAAAAATGACATCCATGTCGGCAGCGCTCTTGTTACCATGTATGCCAGAAACAGGGAAGTGTCTGATGCTCAGGCAGTGTTTGATATGATGCCTAGAAGAAACACTATTACATGGACTTCTCTGATCTCGGGCTATGCGCAGAGTAGCCAGGCTGAAAAGGCTATCATGTTGTTTCGACAGATGAAGACGCGACGGGTATCTGTTAACAATCTTACCATTGTTGGTCTTCTTAGTGCCTGTGGCTCCATAAGATCACTCAGTCTTGGTAAGGAACTGCATGCACAGGTAATAAAGAATTCAATTCAGGAGAATCTTCAAATTGGGAGTACGCTTGTTTGGTGCTACTGTAAATGTGGAGAGTATACATATGCTGCACGAATTCTAGAAGAAATGCCAGACCGTGATGCTGTCTCATGGACAGCTATGATTTCAGGCTACAATAGTGTTGGTCATAGTGCTGAAGCACTCAAGTCATTAGATGATATGTTATGGGATGGTGTGACTCCAAATACCTACACTTATTCCTCAGCTTTGAAAGCCTGTGCGAAACTAGAGGCTCTGCAAGATGGAAGGAGGATTCACGGTGTTGTTAACAAGACTCCTGCCTTCTCAAATGTGTTTGTGGGAAGCTCATTGATCGACATGTACATGAGGTGTGGAAAAGTTGACGAAGCTCGACGAGTCTTCAACGCCATGCCAGAACACAACTTGGTAACATGGAAAGTGATAATTACAGGATTTGCTCAGAATGACCTCTGTGAAGAGGCTTTTAAGTATATGTACCTAATGCAGCAACAAGGGCACGACGCTGATGACTTTATGCTTTCAAAAGTTCTGACATCATGCGGTGATCTTCAATGGAAGTCAGATTCCATCTCTTTTTCTGGCTCGAATACTGGTTCACTCAGATAG
- the LOC119305175 gene encoding glutaredoxin-C1-like, translating into MEQVTKLAGQRAVVIFGMSSCCMRHTVTSLLRDLGANPTVVELDEDSRGKEMEKALARLIGRNPAVPAVFIGGRLVGCTDKVMSLHLSGKLVPLLRNAGAVWV; encoded by the coding sequence ATGGAGCAGGTGACGAAGCTAGCGGGGCAGCGGGCGGTGGTGATCTTCGGCATGAGCTCCTGCTGCATGCGCCACACGGTTACGAGCCTCCTCCGGGATCTCGGGGCGAACCCGACGGTGGTGGAACTGGACGAGGACTCTAGGGGGAAGGAGATGGAGAAGGCGCTGGCGCGGCTCATCGGCCGGAACCCTGCCGTGCCGGCGGTGTTCATCGGCGGCAGGCTAGTCGGATGCACCGACAAGGTCATGTCCCTTCACCTCAGCGGCAAGCTTGTTCCACTGCTCCGTAATGCGGGCGCGGTCTGGGTGTAG
- the LOC119307359 gene encoding glutaredoxin-C1: MEQVTKLAGQRAVVIFSMSSCCMCHTVARLFRDLGANPAEVDLDEDPRGKEMEKALARLLGRNPAVPAVFIGGRLVGSTDKVMSLHLSGKLVPLLRNAGAVWV; the protein is encoded by the coding sequence ATGGAGCAGGTGACGAAGCTGGCGGGGCAGCGGGCGGTGGTGATTTTCAGCATGAGCTCCTGCTGCATGTGCCACACGGTGGCGCGACTCTTCCGGGATCTCGGGGCGAACCCGGCGGAGGTGGATCTCGACGAGGACCCTAGGGGGAAGGAGATGGAGAAGGCGCTGGCGAGGCTTCTCGGTCGGAACCCGGCCGTGCCGGCGGTGTTCATCGGCGGCAGGCTCGTCGGATCCACCGACAAGGTCATGTCCCTTCACCTCAGCGGCAAGCTTGTCCCGCTGCTTCGTAACGCAGGTGCTGTCTGGGTCTAG